Proteins encoded within one genomic window of Felis catus isolate Fca126 chromosome C1, F.catus_Fca126_mat1.0, whole genome shotgun sequence:
- the LOC123379324 gene encoding uncharacterized protein LOC123379324 isoform X1, with amino-acid sequence MCLLTARDPRCWLPSLPPFQIPHALSRFFKLSGRPHFLPAGPHYRPCYVVSGFLLSWTGQCPSPRKHAVPASPSLRSLASVGPARLLAPLTADCNLDRVVGLHFGAPSSSLPCSSWLSHPHCRWSCSRGHGDVPARSEGGSCPISPFLSAPLFLNRSLKHRLLVVWLRRRLPAFEGACSSPGSLGVRPWPRGSLLSGCVGSPGHLKRPMAASSARTVRAPEFTGTSPHSPKLPPHHLQLKVWSAPYLTVSDPEPSIPTPGSCPVPSPWLSHATSRRLLRPEIWDLDSMPLFRSHLRLRLSVVRNRLTQHLVA; translated from the exons ATGTGCCTCCTTACCGCACGCGACCCAAGGTGCTggctgccctctctccctcctttccagaTTCCTCATGCTCTTTCCCGGTTCTTCAAGCTCAGCGGACGCCCCCACTTCCTACCTGCGGGTCCTCATTACCG TCCCTGCTACGTCGTCAGCGGCTTTCTTCTCTCCTGGACCGGACAGTGCCCCTCACCTCGAAAGCACGCCGTTCcagcgtctccctctctccgctccCTGGCGTCCGTGGGCCCCGCGCGGCTCCTTGCGCCCCTCACCGCAGACTGTAATCTGGACCGTGTTGTCGGTCTGCACTTTGGGGCTCCCTCTAGCTCCTTGCCATGCTCCAGTTGGCTTTCCCACCCTCACTGCCGCTGGAGCTGCTCCCGAGGTCACGGGGATGTCCCTGCCAGGTCCGAGGGTGGGTCCTGTCccatctctcctttcctctccgcACCTTTGTTCCTAAACCGTTCCTTGAAACACCGTCTCCTCGTCGTCTGGCTTCGGCGACGTCTTCCAGCGTTTGAAGGTGCCTGTTCGTCTCCTGGCTCGTTGGGGGTGCGTCCCTGGCCCCGGGGGAGTCTCCTCTCTGGCTGTGTTGGCTCTCCAGGACACCTCAAGCGGCCCATGGCCGCATCTAGTGCTCGTACAGTGAGGGCGCCTGAATTTACAGGGACTTCTCCCCACAGCCCTAAATTGCCTCCACACCACCTCCAACTCAAGGTCTGGTCGGCACCTTACCTTACAGTATCTGACCCCGAGCCTTCCATTCCCACCCCTGGATCATGTCCTGTTCCTTCTCCGTGGCTCAGCCACGCCACCAGCCGCCGGCTGCTCAGGCCGGAGATCTGGGACCTGGACTCGATGCCCCTGTTCCGTTCCCACCTGAGGCTTCGGCTGTCTGTTGTGCGGAACAGACTCACCCAACACTTAGTAGCTTAA
- the LOC123379324 gene encoding uncharacterized protein LOC123379324 isoform X2 has translation MLVVPSGSITVVMTPFLWIPHALSRFFKLSGRPHFLPAGPHYRPCYVVSGFLLSWTGQCPSPRKHAVPASPSLRSLASVGPARLLAPLTADCNLDRVVGLHFGAPSSSLPCSSWLSHPHCRWSCSRGHGDVPARSEGGSCPISPFLSAPLFLNRSLKHRLLVVWLRRRLPAFEGACSSPGSLGVRPWPRGSLLSGCVGSPGHLKRPMAASSARTVRAPEFTGTSPHSPKLPPHHLQLKVWSAPYLTVSDPEPSIPTPGSCPVPSPWLSHATSRRLLRPEIWDLDSMPLFRSHLRLRLSVVRNRLTQHLVA, from the exons ATGCTTGTGGTTCCGTCTGGAAGCATAACAGTTGTGATGACGCCTTTCTTGTGG aTTCCTCATGCTCTTTCCCGGTTCTTCAAGCTCAGCGGACGCCCCCACTTCCTACCTGCGGGTCCTCATTACCG TCCCTGCTACGTCGTCAGCGGCTTTCTTCTCTCCTGGACCGGACAGTGCCCCTCACCTCGAAAGCACGCCGTTCcagcgtctccctctctccgctccCTGGCGTCCGTGGGCCCCGCGCGGCTCCTTGCGCCCCTCACCGCAGACTGTAATCTGGACCGTGTTGTCGGTCTGCACTTTGGGGCTCCCTCTAGCTCCTTGCCATGCTCCAGTTGGCTTTCCCACCCTCACTGCCGCTGGAGCTGCTCCCGAGGTCACGGGGATGTCCCTGCCAGGTCCGAGGGTGGGTCCTGTCccatctctcctttcctctccgcACCTTTGTTCCTAAACCGTTCCTTGAAACACCGTCTCCTCGTCGTCTGGCTTCGGCGACGTCTTCCAGCGTTTGAAGGTGCCTGTTCGTCTCCTGGCTCGTTGGGGGTGCGTCCCTGGCCCCGGGGGAGTCTCCTCTCTGGCTGTGTTGGCTCTCCAGGACACCTCAAGCGGCCCATGGCCGCATCTAGTGCTCGTACAGTGAGGGCGCCTGAATTTACAGGGACTTCTCCCCACAGCCCTAAATTGCCTCCACACCACCTCCAACTCAAGGTCTGGTCGGCACCTTACCTTACAGTATCTGACCCCGAGCCTTCCATTCCCACCCCTGGATCATGTCCTGTTCCTTCTCCGTGGCTCAGCCACGCCACCAGCCGCCGGCTGCTCAGGCCGGAGATCTGGGACCTGGACTCGATGCCCCTGTTCCGTTCCCACCTGAGGCTTCGGCTGTCTGTTGTGCGGAACAGACTCACCCAACACTTAGTAGCTTAA